In Holophagales bacterium, one DNA window encodes the following:
- a CDS encoding SpoIIE family protein phosphatase: MAPALPTQSSSALEPTHRRLFALGAAGAAVFALGLLAAAVRLPEWRGVGLAAASTYTERVLSVLPEAGLTRSDAPPKVSLASQVEAPGESPMDRRDAAYRELGTPEAADWLAAQGRGPYVVVRVDASRAGAAPAGAQGLLRVVLARDATPVAASWIPRDALRSATGPGELATIGRSLAALLSGSSPGADERGFDRLGSQFGVRAVRGTTHPPETVFWMSLGANGVVLSHRRPGATDKVIARLEESSVLDMVMPELARLLSQLALCLVVGGSLFRLVHQRRLGMVNALLLGTLTVLFALPWALAEVEGALDLISQLLGTVLGAAALAALWAVAESWTRLSVPGFTTSLDTLRLGRLGPRAGRALLAGAACGATFAGLWLAAAALAATVPALAPAGSSSPLPVFGATRGPLHSGLLWAGVVLLLLGFAERLAPRRARSLAVTAGAVGASALLLAPFVPVRPLPAALAVAVALAALLTAAYRRFGLAALLVAAAMGFLLPSAAAAWWYRPWSPGALVASVALAAAPLVAGAVGLARPARDERGAGPVSAFVRQLEQEHRLRHEMDLLTRMQLGLLPASPPPLRGWRIAARSLLASEAGGDLYDFVTDADGSFWLAAGDVAGHGYSCAITGAMTKAGLAALIEPGRGPAEVLERLDRVLRRAASNGPRAFTSLCLARLDPATGELRLANAGHPFPFLLGADRSVRELVLPGLPLGQGPEKRRDEMVVTIPPGGALVVASDGLFEGVDADDEAYGFERAGAAIAAAAWRADPGSLLEALLADWRQHVGDAPLADDTTLVVLRRELDVD, from the coding sequence TTGGCCCCCGCCCTTCCCACGCAATCATCGTCTGCGCTCGAGCCCACCCACCGCCGGCTCTTTGCTCTCGGCGCCGCGGGTGCGGCGGTCTTCGCCCTCGGACTGCTGGCGGCTGCGGTGCGCCTTCCCGAGTGGCGCGGCGTGGGACTCGCGGCGGCGTCGACCTACACGGAACGGGTGCTCTCGGTCTTGCCCGAGGCCGGGTTGACCCGGTCGGACGCGCCTCCCAAGGTTTCGCTCGCCAGCCAGGTCGAGGCGCCCGGCGAGAGCCCGATGGATCGGCGCGACGCGGCGTACCGCGAGCTCGGCACGCCGGAGGCGGCGGACTGGCTCGCGGCACAGGGACGCGGGCCGTACGTCGTGGTTCGCGTCGACGCGTCCCGTGCCGGGGCCGCGCCGGCCGGCGCCCAAGGGCTGCTGCGCGTCGTCTTGGCGCGTGATGCCACCCCCGTGGCCGCGAGCTGGATTCCGCGCGACGCGCTTCGTTCCGCCACCGGTCCGGGGGAGTTGGCGACGATCGGGCGCTCGCTCGCCGCCCTGCTTTCGGGAAGCTCGCCCGGTGCGGACGAGCGCGGGTTCGATCGTCTCGGTTCGCAGTTCGGCGTGCGTGCCGTTCGCGGGACGACGCATCCGCCCGAGACCGTCTTCTGGATGAGCCTGGGCGCCAACGGCGTGGTGTTGTCGCACCGTCGACCGGGGGCGACCGACAAGGTCATCGCCCGGCTCGAAGAGTCCTCGGTGCTCGACATGGTGATGCCGGAGCTGGCTCGACTGCTGAGCCAGCTGGCGCTCTGCCTGGTCGTCGGCGGTTCGCTGTTTCGTCTCGTCCACCAGCGGCGACTCGGCATGGTGAACGCCCTGTTGCTCGGCACCCTGACGGTGCTCTTCGCGCTGCCCTGGGCGCTCGCCGAGGTGGAAGGTGCGCTCGACCTGATCAGCCAGCTCCTGGGAACCGTTCTGGGGGCCGCTGCTCTCGCCGCCCTCTGGGCGGTGGCCGAGTCGTGGACGCGTCTCTCGGTGCCAGGGTTTACCACCAGCCTCGACACACTGCGGCTCGGTCGACTCGGGCCGCGCGCCGGGCGAGCGCTGCTCGCCGGGGCGGCGTGCGGCGCTACCTTCGCCGGCCTCTGGCTCGCTGCCGCAGCCCTCGCCGCCACGGTACCCGCCCTGGCACCGGCCGGGTCGAGCTCTCCGTTGCCGGTCTTCGGGGCCACCCGCGGGCCGCTCCACTCCGGGCTCCTCTGGGCCGGCGTCGTGTTGCTCCTGCTCGGGTTCGCCGAGCGGCTCGCCCCGCGCCGGGCGCGCAGCCTGGCGGTGACGGCGGGGGCGGTCGGTGCCAGTGCGCTCTTGCTCGCCCCCTTCGTGCCGGTGCGCCCGTTGCCGGCGGCGCTCGCCGTCGCCGTGGCTCTCGCCGCGCTGCTCACCGCCGCCTATCGCCGGTTCGGGCTCGCCGCGCTGCTGGTCGCCGCGGCGATGGGGTTCCTCCTGCCGTCTGCGGCAGCGGCCTGGTGGTATCGACCCTGGTCGCCGGGTGCGCTCGTGGCGAGCGTGGCGCTGGCCGCGGCGCCGCTGGTCGCCGGGGCGGTCGGTCTGGCCCGCCCGGCCCGCGACGAGCGCGGCGCCGGCCCCGTCTCGGCGTTCGTGCGCCAGCTCGAGCAGGAGCACCGGCTGCGCCACGAGATGGACCTGCTCACCCGCATGCAGCTCGGCCTCCTGCCGGCATCGCCGCCCCCGCTGCGCGGTTGGCGCATCGCCGCACGGTCGCTGCTCGCTTCCGAGGCCGGGGGCGACCTCTACGACTTCGTCACCGACGCCGACGGCTCGTTCTGGCTGGCCGCGGGCGACGTGGCCGGTCACGGCTACTCCTGCGCCATCACCGGCGCGATGACCAAGGCCGGTCTCGCGGCGCTGATCGAGCCCGGGCGCGGCCCCGCCGAGGTTCTCGAACGGCTCGACCGCGTGCTACGGCGCGCCGCGAGCAACGGCCCGCGCGCCTTCACCAGTCTTTGCCTGGCCCGCCTCGACCCGGCGACCGGCGAGCTTCGACTCGCCAACGCCGGCCACCCGTTCCCCTTCCTCCTCGGTGCAGACCGCAGCGTCCGAGAGCTTGTTCTGCCCGGCCTGCCGCTCGGCCAGGGGCCGGAGAAGCGACGCGACGAAATGGTCGTGACGATTCCGCCGGGCGGCGCGTTGGTCGTCGCCTCCGACGGTCTGTTCGAAGGCGTCGACGCCGACGACGAGGCCTACGGCTTCGAGCGCGCCGGTGCGGCGATCGCCGCGGCGGCATGGCGGGCCGATCCCGGCTCGCTGCTCGAAGCGCTCCTCGCCGACTGGCGCCAGCACGTCGGCGACGCCCCGCTCGCCGACGACACGACGCTGGTCGTCTTGCGCCGCGAGCTCGACGTCGACTGA
- a CDS encoding ankyrin repeat domain-containing protein, translated as MPALLVLLLTLAAPPTPPPAPVGSPPAAVASHDLAGDLLRAVEAGDTPQVVALLARGADPNQMSKFRIGVLARACERGDLATARVLLGAGASVAATTSWGETPLFGAVRSGRFEVVDALLGAGADPNVRAKHGLRPLLLAAGEGNLAIVDRLLAAGAATDVANAEGWTPLHLAAWAGSLPLVERFLERGVAPEARNQFGQDARLVALVAAHPEVAARLEATLRQRGLPVLEPPPTPTEWDHAGDLRWEERDYPLDGCVVRLRGGRSESRTGPCAVEAIDVLLGDLTGDGEAEATVALHLRPAADRSAVVVLIYRLVDRRPALLARLPAAGESASELRELRLDGGSLLVELGGDGMSGSQRSRYSGGVLAFEKVPEAGRR; from the coding sequence ATGCCGGCTCTCCTGGTTCTTCTCCTCACACTCGCCGCCCCTCCGACTCCGCCCCCGGCTCCCGTCGGCTCTCCGCCGGCGGCGGTCGCGAGCCACGACCTCGCCGGCGACCTGCTGCGTGCGGTGGAGGCCGGCGATACCCCGCAGGTCGTCGCACTGCTGGCCCGCGGCGCCGACCCGAACCAGATGAGCAAGTTCCGCATCGGGGTGCTCGCGCGTGCTTGTGAACGGGGGGATCTGGCGACTGCCCGCGTCCTGCTCGGCGCCGGCGCCTCGGTGGCCGCGACCACCTCGTGGGGCGAGACGCCGCTCTTCGGCGCCGTGCGCAGTGGACGGTTCGAGGTGGTCGACGCCCTGCTCGGCGCTGGAGCCGATCCGAACGTGCGGGCCAAGCACGGTCTGCGACCCCTGCTGCTCGCCGCCGGCGAGGGAAACCTCGCGATCGTCGATCGGCTGCTTGCCGCCGGCGCGGCGACCGACGTGGCGAACGCTGAAGGCTGGACTCCCCTGCATCTCGCCGCCTGGGCCGGAAGCCTGCCGCTCGTCGAGCGGTTTCTCGAACGCGGCGTTGCCCCCGAGGCGCGCAACCAGTTCGGACAAGATGCGCGACTCGTTGCCCTCGTCGCCGCCCACCCCGAGGTTGCGGCGCGCCTCGAGGCGACGCTCCGACAGCGCGGCCTGCCCGTCCTCGAGCCGCCGCCGACGCCCACCGAGTGGGACCACGCGGGTGACCTCCGCTGGGAGGAGCGGGACTACCCGCTCGACGGTTGCGTCGTCCGGCTGCGTGGCGGGCGAAGCGAGAGTCGCACGGGACCCTGCGCGGTCGAGGCGATCGACGTGCTGCTCGGCGACCTCACGGGCGATGGCGAGGCCGAAGCGACCGTCGCGCTGCATCTGCGGCCGGCCGCCGACCGGTCGGCGGTCGTGGTCCTGATCTACCGTCTCGTCGACCGTCGGCCAGCGCTGCTCGCCCGGCTGCCGGCGGCGGGGGAGTCGGCCTCCGAGCTGCGTGAGCTGCGCCTCGATGGAGGCAGCCTGCTCGTCGAGCTCGGCGGCGACGGGATGTCGGGATCGCAGCGGTCCCGCTACTCCGGCGGGGTCCTCGCCTTCGAGAAGGTCCCGGAGGCCGGACGGCGCTAG
- a CDS encoding sigma-70 family RNA polymerase sigma factor: MSGEITRWLGALRAGDRGALDRLVPLLYDELRGLARRLLGQERAGHTLTPTSLVHEAYLRLLKERRIGAEDRGEFFAVAATAMRRILIESARRRSRAKRGGAAERVSLEAPEAIDAWLTEAEAEELLAIDEALADLEALNPRLRQVVEMRVFVGLSVEESAAALAVNEKTVRRDWQLARAWLRRRIGGELGAAAD; this comes from the coding sequence ATGAGCGGCGAGATCACCCGCTGGCTCGGTGCCCTGCGCGCCGGCGATCGTGGGGCGCTCGATCGGTTGGTCCCGCTGCTCTACGACGAGCTGCGCGGCCTTGCCCGCCGCCTGCTCGGCCAGGAGCGCGCGGGCCACACGCTCACCCCCACCTCGCTCGTGCACGAGGCCTACCTCCGCCTGCTCAAGGAGCGGCGGATCGGGGCGGAGGACCGCGGCGAGTTCTTCGCCGTCGCCGCGACGGCGATGCGCCGCATCCTGATCGAGTCGGCACGTCGGCGGAGTCGGGCCAAGCGGGGGGGCGCCGCCGAGCGGGTATCGCTCGAGGCGCCGGAGGCAATCGACGCCTGGCTCACCGAGGCCGAGGCCGAGGAGCTCTTGGCGATCGACGAGGCGCTCGCCGACCTCGAGGCGCTCAACCCGCGCCTGCGTCAGGTCGTCGAGATGCGCGTCTTCGTCGGGCTTTCGGTCGAGGAGAGCGCCGCCGCGCTTGCGGTCAACGAGAAGACCGTCCGCCGCGACTGGCAGCTCGCTCGCGCCTGGCTGCGGCGGAGGATCGGCGGCGAGCTCGGCGCTGCGGCGGATTAG